The sequence GCATCGGCGCCTTCGACAACCACGGCGATACCGGGGTTGGTGCAGAACTGGCCGGCACCCATGGTCAGCGAGCCGGCCCAGCCCTGGCCAAGACCTTCGGCGCGTGCCTTCAGTGCTTCCGGCAGCAGGAACATCGGGTTGACCGAGCCGAGTTCGCCGAAGAACGGGATCGGTTCCGGACGGGCGGCGCAGAGATTGAAGAGCGCGCGGCCGCCGGCGAGCGAACCGGTAAAGCCGACGGCCTTGATCAGCGGATGCTGCACCAGCGCTTCGCCGACCTGGCGGTTGCCGCCCTGGATCAGCGAGAAGACGCCCGGGTGGACGCCGGTCTTGCGGATGGCGGCTTCGACGGCCTGCGCGACGATTTCACCGGTGCCCGGATGGGCCGAGTGGCCCTTGACGACCACGGGGCAGCCAGCGGCAAGGGCGGCAGCCGTGTCGCCGCCGGCGGTCGAGAAGGCCAGCGGGAAGTTCGAGGCGCCGAAGACAGCGACCGGGCCGATCGGGCGCTGGATGAGGCGGATTTCCGGGCGCGGCGCCGGCTGGCGCTCGGGCAGGGCCGCATCGAAACGGCGGTCGAGATATTCGCCCTTCTCGATGTGATCGGCGAAAAGGCGGAGCTGGCCGGTGGTGCGGCCGCGTTCGCCCTGGAGACGCGCTTCCGGCAGGCCGGTTTCCTGGGTACCGATCTCGGTGATGGCTTCGGCGCGTGCTTCGATCTCATCCGCGATGGCGCGCAGGAACGCAGCGCGCTCGGCGCGGGTCGAATAGCCGTAGCTCAGGAACGCTTCTTCGGCCGCTTCAGCGGCGCGGTTGACCAGCTCTACCGTGCCGGTGGCGAACTGATGGACCGGCCCGTGGGCGGGTGCGGATGCGAAGGTACCCGCGCCGTCGAGCCATTCGCCGGCGACAAGGTGTTTTCCTTTGGGGGTGAAGGCCATCTGCCGATCCTTTCGTTCGATCCCGGATTGCCTTTTCTGGCAGAGGGGATCATGGCTGAATTGCACTTGTCGGATCTTTGTATACTATATGTATGCAGAACATCAATCGCCTGACTGGCCCTTCCGGATCAGGCGCAGCATTTGAGAGGGAGAGAGATGAGCGAAACCAATACCCTGACGATCGCAGCACTTTTCGAGCGCGTCGAGGCGATCTTCCTGAAGGCGGGGCTCAACGCCATTCAGGCCGGTGCACTGGCCCGGGTGATCGTCGCCGGCGAGCGCGATGCCTGCAAGTCGCACGGCATCTACCGCATCGAAGGGGCGCTTCGCACCGTCAAGGCGGGCAAGGTGAAGCCAGATGCCGTTCCGGAGCTCGATACGCAGGAAGGCTCGGCCATCGTCAAGGTCAACGCCAAGGGCGGTTTCGCCAATCCGGCCTTCGAACTCGGCCTGCCGGCGCTGGCCGAACGTGCCCGCAGGCTCGGCATTGCCGCGCTCGTCATCAATGATTGCACCCATTTTTCGGCACTCTGGCCGGAAGTGGAAGGCCTGACCGGCGAGGGACTTGCCGGCCTCGTCATGTGCCCAAGCTATGCGACCGTTGCGCCGACCGGCGGCAACAAGCCGCTGCTCGGCACCAACCCCTTCGCTTTCGGCTGGCCGCGCGAGAACAAGCCGCCCTACGTCTTCGATTTCGCGACTTCGGTTGCTGCCCGCGGCGAGATCGAGCTGCACCGCCGTGCCGGCAAGCCTTTGCCAGAGGGCTGGGCGATCGATGCTGAGGGTAATCCGACCACCGACCCGGAAGCAGCGCTTGCCGGCGCCATGCTGCCCTTCGGCGGCCACAAGGGTTCGGCGATCGGCACCATGGTCGAGCTTCTCGCCGGCATCATGATCGGCGACCTGACGAGCCCGGAAGTGCTCGACTATCTCGGCACGACGACGCTCGCACCCTTCCACGGCGAACTGATCGTCGCCTTCTCGCCGGAAAAGTTTGCCGCCGGCCGTCCGGGCGATCCTTTCGCCCGCGCGGAAGTGCTGTTCGAAGCGATTGTCGGCCAGGGCGCTCGCCTGCCGTCGCAGCGCCGCTTCGTCGCGCGCGCCAAGTCGGAGGCCGAGGGCGTCGTGCTCAATACCGCCGAAATGGAGCAACTCGACCGCTTGCTGGCTCTCGGATTGGATGCCGTCGCGTAAGCGACGGCTGACCTTTCCGCGGTTTCTTCGCTGCGCCGCCATCGCCGTCGATAAAAGAAGGCCCTCTCAACCGGAGGGCCTTTTCTGCGAGAGGTGCCCCCACTCGCCCTCTTCATCTTCCCGCTTGTGCCGGGATCCAGTGACCCGATGTCCATCAGGTCTAAGGACTCTTTCACCTGCTGGAACCTGTGACAGGCACAGGAATGAGGGAAATCTTGGCTGGTTCTTGCGATGCAAACGCGGCTTGCGGTCTTGACCGGGTCGACACAAAAAAGGCCCTCCAACCGGAGGGCCTTTCTGGCTTTACGGGCCGATATTGATAATCAGGCCTTGTACTTCTGGACGGCGCCCGGGAGCTTGCTCCACTCGCCGTACCAGCTGTTGAACAGCTTGAACTGGGCTTCGACGTAGCCGCGCTGGCTGTCGGAGAGAACGTCGCTCTCGTTGAAGTGCAGCGTGTATTCCTTGTCGCCCTTCAGCACCATCATGTGCTTGAAGTAGAGAACGAGGTCCGGGCCTTCGTCGAAGGACGAGAGCACGGCGAGCGCCTGCTCCAGTTCCAGTGCGCGCAAACGGGCGTCGACGTCGCCTTCGGCGGCGGCACGCGACAGGTTGCACATGTGGATGACTTCCTTCGGCAGGACGCAGCCGATGCCGGTGATCGCACCCGTTGCGCCGCAGTTGACGAAGCCATGGAACACGGCTGTGTCGACGCCGATCATCAGCGAGACGCCATCGTCACGGCTGGTGATGTTTTCGGCCGCATAGCGCATGTCGGCAGCGCCGCCGAACTCCTTGAAGCCGACGAGGTTCGGATGTTCGGCGCGCAGCGCGAAGAACAGGTCGGCGCGGGTGGCGAAGCCGTAGTAGGGGCTGTTGTAGATGACAGCCGGCAGGCTTGGAGCAGCCGAGAGAATGGCCTTGAAGTGGTTCTTCTGGGCAGCAACGACCGAGCCACGCGACAGAACGCGCGGGATGACCATCAGGCCCTGCGCGCCGACCTTCTCGGCGTGCGCTGCATGTGCGACGGCCGAAGCGGTGTTGACGGCGCCGGTGCCGACGATGACCGGGATGCCGGCCTTGACCAGGCGTTCGACGCCTTCCATGCGCTGTTCGTCGGTCAGGAGCGGCCAGTCACCCATCGAGCCGCAGTAAACGACGGCGGACATGCCCTGAGCGATCAGCTCCTTGCCCTTGCGCACCAGCGCGTCGAAATCGGGGGTGCGGTCTTCCTTGCAGGGGGTCATCAGCGCCGGGATGACGCCGGTGAAAATCTGAGCCTTCATCTGAAACTCCTCTCGGGCTTTGTCTTCAGGGCAGCGGCGCACCTACGCCCCTGCCTTTGATCTAGACAATAGCCGTTTGTATTTTATTTGTCGACAAGAAAAATACAAAAGCCGCTACAGGGCGATGTCGAGCTTGTTGTTGCGGGCAAAAAGCTTCTGCACCTGCTCGACGATCTGCTCCGCATGCGCCTTCCCGAGCCGATCGGCAGCCTCGACGTCGCGCGCCGCGATCGCCGCGATCATGGCCGCGTGCTCGTCGACGAAACGCTGGGGGAACTGCTCGTCATAGGACTGGTAATAGAGACGCAGGATCCGCCGCCCTTCGTCGAGCAGTCGACGAAACAGGCTGGTGAAGTAGGGGTTGCGTCCGCTTTCCGCGATTGCCGCATGGAAGGCGGCGTTGGTGGCGATCATCGTCAGCGCGTCGCGCGTCTGCACGGCTGCCGCATAATCTTCGTGGAAGCCCCGAATGATCGCCAGGTCTTCCGGCCTATGGTTCTGCGCCGCAAGCCTTGTCGTGACGCGGTACATCAGCACCAGTGCGTCGAAGAACGGATTGAGATTGAGGAAGTCGATGTTCGCCACCATCGTCGAGCGGTTCGGCAGCGTGTCGATCAGTCCTTCGCCGGCAAGGCGCACCAGCGCTTCGCGGATCGGCGTGCGCGACATCTTCAGCCGCTCGGCAAGCTGCACTTCGTCGATCGGGCTGCCTGGCGGCAGCACCAGGTCGAGGATCTCGTCGCGCAAGAGGTCATAGACCATCTTCACGCCGGAGCCGCGCTTGCGCTCAGGGATGGGGCTGTTGTCGGTGTCGATATCGGTCATGTCAGATTCCTTTGTCGACAAAAGAAATACTTGTCTCTGCCGCAGGGATCAACCGTTTCCGTGATGGGTGCATGGTGGCGGGGATATCCAAATACGTGTGTTTGCCTTCAGCGGCACTTTGTTGAAGGCCCGGCGCGGTTGCAACGCGCGTTGTTATAAAAGCGCTGTCTGGAAACAGGATTGTGCAATCGGGCTGCCCGCACCTGGGGCAGACCCGGCGCTTTCTGCCGACCCATGCATTTCCCACATGGGAGCGCTGAGTTTTGAGCGCTGCAACTTACGGAAAGCCTGAGCTATAAGCTGTTCACCGAAGTGAAACGAGGCGCCACGGACTGGCAGCCAGGCTTCGAAAGCCCATTGAAAGGGGGATCAAATGAACATCGCACGCTCCATCAACAACTGGCGCAAGTACCGTCAGACGGTCACCGAACTGGGCCGCATGTCGAACCGCGAACTTCGCGACCTCGGCATCGAACGCGCCGACATTGACCGCGTTGCACGCACGGCCTTCGCCCGCTAAGGCGACCCACATAGACTGAAGAATTGCCAAGCGCCTGCATCTCCTGCGGGCGCTTTTGCTTTTTGGCGCCTTCATTGCGCCATTGTCGTCGCACACATCGCTGGCACTGCGATTTGATTAATCGATTACTCCATTAATCGCACCTCTCGCCGCTTCCCGCGGGCGCGTGTTCCTTCAAGAGATAAAGTGCCATGCCGTCGTTTTCCCTTGAGATTACCGATTTCTGGAGCGCATCCTTCGTGGGCGATGTTCTCGCAAGCGCGGATCGGTTCACCGTCACGGTCAATTCCGACCTCGACGAGGACAGCCCGGCTATGGTGCTGCACACCGCTGAAAACGGCGTAAGGGCCGTTCTGTCGCCGGGGCTCGCCGCCGCGCTGTCGCCGACGACGGGACAGGTGACGCCCGCAAGGTTGTGCGCGCCATCAGCCGGGCTGCGCTTGAAAGGGGCTACCAGCCGCAATATCGCTGCCAGCTCGACAACCATGCGTCGGTGGCGCTTGCCGGAGCCGCGGGCTTGACGCTTTTCGGCCAATGGGAAGCGCCCTCCGAAGAGAGCTGGGACGCGGCTCGACGAGTATGCCGGAGCGTCAAAACGATGCTGACAGAATCTGGCAG comes from Ensifer sp. PDNC004 and encodes:
- a CDS encoding aldehyde dehydrogenase (NADP(+)), encoding MAFTPKGKHLVAGEWLDGAGTFASAPAHGPVHQFATGTVELVNRAAEAAEEAFLSYGYSTRAERAAFLRAIADEIEARAEAITEIGTQETGLPEARLQGERGRTTGQLRLFADHIEKGEYLDRRFDAALPERQPAPRPEIRLIQRPIGPVAVFGASNFPLAFSTAGGDTAAALAAGCPVVVKGHSAHPGTGEIVAQAVEAAIRKTGVHPGVFSLIQGGNRQVGEALVQHPLIKAVGFTGSLAGGRALFNLCAARPEPIPFFGELGSVNPMFLLPEALKARAEGLGQGWAGSLTMGAGQFCTNPGIAVVVEGADADRFTSAAVEALGKVAPQTMLTDGIAKAYHDGQARFESRNTVKPLLTTESSGRSVSPNLFETTGDQFLADHALGEEVFGPLGLVVRVGSTEEMEQLARGFEGQLTTTIHMDAADLETARRLRPILERKAGRVLVNGFPTGVEVVDSMVHGGPYPASTNFGATSVGTMSIRRFLRPVAYQNMPEGLLPEDFQG
- a CDS encoding Ldh family oxidoreductase gives rise to the protein MSETNTLTIAALFERVEAIFLKAGLNAIQAGALARVIVAGERDACKSHGIYRIEGALRTVKAGKVKPDAVPELDTQEGSAIVKVNAKGGFANPAFELGLPALAERARRLGIAALVINDCTHFSALWPEVEGLTGEGLAGLVMCPSYATVAPTGGNKPLLGTNPFAFGWPRENKPPYVFDFATSVAARGEIELHRRAGKPLPEGWAIDAEGNPTTDPEAALAGAMLPFGGHKGSAIGTMVELLAGIMIGDLTSPEVLDYLGTTTLAPFHGELIVAFSPEKFAAGRPGDPFARAEVLFEAIVGQGARLPSQRRFVARAKSEAEGVVLNTAEMEQLDRLLALGLDAVA
- a CDS encoding dihydrodipicolinate synthase family protein, with product MKAQIFTGVIPALMTPCKEDRTPDFDALVRKGKELIAQGMSAVVYCGSMGDWPLLTDEQRMEGVERLVKAGIPVIVGTGAVNTASAVAHAAHAEKVGAQGLMVIPRVLSRGSVVAAQKNHFKAILSAAPSLPAVIYNSPYYGFATRADLFFALRAEHPNLVGFKEFGGAADMRYAAENITSRDDGVSLMIGVDTAVFHGFVNCGATGAITGIGCVLPKEVIHMCNLSRAAAEGDVDARLRALELEQALAVLSSFDEGPDLVLYFKHMMVLKGDKEYTLHFNESDVLSDSQRGYVEAQFKLFNSWYGEWSKLPGAVQKYKA
- a CDS encoding GntR family transcriptional regulator gives rise to the protein MTDIDTDNSPIPERKRGSGVKMVYDLLRDEILDLVLPPGSPIDEVQLAERLKMSRTPIREALVRLAGEGLIDTLPNRSTMVANIDFLNLNPFFDALVLMYRVTTRLAAQNHRPEDLAIIRGFHEDYAAAVQTRDALTMIATNAAFHAAIAESGRNPYFTSLFRRLLDEGRRILRLYYQSYDEQFPQRFVDEHAAMIAAIAARDVEAADRLGKAHAEQIVEQVQKLFARNNKLDIAL
- a CDS encoding DUF1127 domain-containing protein; protein product: MNIARSINNWRKYRQTVTELGRMSNRELRDLGIERADIDRVARTAFAR